Genomic DNA from Pempheris klunzingeri isolate RE-2024b chromosome 22, fPemKlu1.hap1, whole genome shotgun sequence:
tttgaccctggcaacacatgatggctgactCAGGTCTCATTTCTAGCCACCATCTCTTAACTCTTAAACTAGAAACATTCATATCCATTAATGAGTTTAAGAGTATCATACAGTGAAGTaggaatgtcactgtttttcttgagAGGCCACTATCCTGAAAATAGGTGTCATAGGTTTTATTGTTTAACTGTTTATTGTCTATTTGTGTATCatgtacagtggtccctcgtttactgcgggggttacgttctaaaaataacccgcaataggtGAAATtcgcgaagtagtcagctttattttttacaattattatatatattttaaggctgcaaaacccctcaccatacagtttatacacttttctcagacaggcattaacattttctcacatttatctcttgtttgacttgtttgtttgtcttgcaaacaggcagcacttaaaagtcacactgctagcgattgaacatttatgtaaagaGGAGATTaattgacattggtctacagtcccatagccaatcaggacgcagaacacaatgcgcgttcatacactgtaaaaaaaagcatgcaaaattgcactaaaaaaatctgcgaaacagcgaggccgcgaaaggtgaaccgcgttatagcgagggactactgtatcTGGTTTATATAGCTTTTGATTTTATATGGCTGCTCCCTTGGCCAGGTCTttcttgtaaaagagatttctaaTCTCagtgggacttcctggttaaatacaGGAAAATAGGCAGTAAACAGTCCCTAGTAAATGTTATCTACTTTACCTAGCAAACATTAACTCATTAACTTAACATGGcatggaaataaagaaatagcaTTGTTCTTGTATTGTAGTTTAGAGCTAGTTAGTCCTAGTGCCATAAGTATAATAGAAAAATGTAAGTGTAGTCTGTTATTTCCTCCACACTGTGTATTGCACATGTAATGTTGTCTCGGATAACCAGTTTGTCTTTGGTTTAACATTAGATACAGACATACATGTCTTTAAAAGGAGGCAGTAGCAATGTAACTTTTTGTTTGGAGAGGCTGTCTCCTTTCTGACGTGCTGGTCGGTTAAGACAGTTTGCCATTCCTCCTCCATGTCACTGGCTACATCATCCTCACCAGCCCAGTTGTTTGTCGTGCTGGACATCCTTGTGGTTGTCCACTGTTGTCCACGACCCACACCATACTAGATCCTTCTCTCGTCTGCCAACCTGCAGTCTGGCCCAAGCAGAGTGCTTGTCAGTCCTCCTCTGCCCCAACACATCTCTCTTGATTGTGTAATGTGCCCTGGGCATTCTTGGGAAGTGTCTTAATTGCCTGCTGgtaaagcaaatgaaaaaaagcaaccaaaaaaacaccacattccAAAGGATAttcaaactgtaaaaataacaaacatgcAACACCACCTTCCTCTAACCTTTAATTACACAAAGTATTGTTACTTGACTTTACATTAgctttttctgttgctgtttgtttgtttatgagGGACTAAAAAAAGACACCTCCCTCGAGAGACATTAATCTGGTTTATGCCTGAAACAAAGTGTGCTACATCATAAGGAATgtcattataattataatattctAATATCTCTTTACTTGTCTTTActtgtctttatttcatttgaaaatgaaagtacTTCTGGTTGTCTGTCCAATCCAGGTGACCCTGGTTCACCCTAGTGAGGCTGTCACATTGCTGCGCAGGCTGTCCAATGAGCAACCTGACAGGGTTCGCTTCCAGAGCATCTTCCGCTCAGGCCCGATCTCTGAAACTACCTTCTGTAACGTCTGCCTGCGCCCAACTCAGCTTCCGGTGTGCAACTACACTGACGTCCGTACAGGTGAGCCTTGGTTCTGCTTCAAGCCAAAGAAGCTGAGCTGTGGTGCCCGGATCAACCACTTTATGGGAGGATTCATACAAAAACtcaagaaaaaagaggagaaccTGTTTCAAAGGTGAGTGGGCAGAGAGAATTTAAGGACGTTAACAGTCTAAGATAATATAAATGGCTTGACAATGAGGTGTGTTAATGGCAAATGTTAAGCCCAAGGTTCACTCTCCTTTCAGTTCTAGTTTGGTCTCCACAAACCATTGACACAAATATGTCCTAGCTGCTAGTTGCTAACATCGTCAAGTTGCTCCATTAGTGGTAGGTAACGCGAAATTGGTCAGTCAAAGCTTTCTTTGATGAACACAGTTGCCTCTAATGAAATATGTTGATGAGAGCGAGACTCATCTAAAACAGTAAACcacaacaatgagctgaaaaacacTGTCAGGATTGTCTGCGGGTTCATCACTGTGAGCAACACCCTGCACACTACAGTCACTAGTCCCACTGTTCATATGAAAACAGTTATTAGTACAGCTTTAACTCACATAATGGATTTATATTAACTAGGTACATGTAATGATGAATAAACTTTCAAGCAGTTCTCTCTCATTTTATTACTTGATTGTTCTAGTTTTAACTTCATAGAACAATTGAAAATTTGTGTCCTCCTTCCTTGTATTTCATGATTTGATGCTATAGTGTGCggagaaaatattttataacCTGTCCTTTTCTTCAGTGGCGTAAACATGAAAGTCCCCATTCGTGCATCAGGACCTGGCAATGTCACCGTGTTGCCCAAGAAGGAAGGTAaagcatgttttctttttttactcctGCTTAGAATAAATTCAAAACTGAATGTGCTACAGACATTGAAAGtaaaacaggcagagagaaatcatttttatcatttttttccttcGTATTCAGATGTATTCAGACAAGTATGAGAGGAGTGCTTGGAGGATAGAGCTGTATAATCCTACTtgtgtattattttattcatatagcacatTCTTAATAAAGTCACAAAGCTATGTGAATAGTGAGTTTGATCATATTGGGGATTTAAAGAATTAGAGTgatagtattttttatttttcctattGTCAACAAGtctgaaaaatagaataaaaaaaataatataaaaaatgcCTGAATTGCCTGTGTGAATCACACTGTTGTATCTGACATGTTCCTTTATCACAATGAAGTGGGCACTCCATCCATTGTTGAAAATAGTCCAACAAATGACATACTCCCCTTCCAGGTTTTAGATACATTTGGAAAGATTTACATCTTAAGTAATAACTAATTGACTTGGGCTTAGTGCCACATGCAGATTAGAGAGAGAATGTAGTTTTGGTGTGGCCATGACATATCTGAACAATGactaatatataaaatataaaaaattaccccccttttatttaatttcctctCAGGACAACCAGAGGCGAAGAGCAGCAGTAGTCTGAAGTCTGGACTCTCTGGTTATTACTACCAGGGTGTGTGGCGAAGCTTAGTTGCGACTACAGTTCGCCAATTCAACCCCCCTGCCATCAGTCAATGTCTGAAAGGCAAGGTGGTCCACCTGTATGGAGACTCCACCATCAGGCAGTGGTTTGAACACCTCATTGCAGTACTACCAGGTAGCTGATCCACAGAGATTCATCAACAATTTGATTTTGTTCACACTGCAGCCTAATCTGTTCCCTCTGTCATGCTTTTAGATCTTAAGGAGATTAACTTGCACAGCCATAGGCAAGTTGGACCATTCCAGGCCTTGGACTATGCAAACAACATCTTGGTGACGTACCGCTGTCACGGCCCTCCTATCCGTTTTTCCAGCGTCCCAATAAGCGAGTTGCGCTACATTGCCAATGAACTCGATGACGTAAAAGGAGGCACTGACACTGTCATAGTGATCGGCATCTGGTCTCACTTCAGCACTTTCCCCATTGAGGTCTACATCCGGCGGCTGCAGAGCATCCGCAGGGCAGTGGTCCGGCTGCTGGACAGGGCTCCAGGCACGCTGGTTGTCATCCGGACTGCGAATCTCAAAGCTTTAGGGCTTTATGAGACGTTAACCAACAGTGACTGGTACTCGCTGCTGCGTGACAAGGTGCTCAGAGCCATGTTCAAAGGTCTGAATGTTCATCTGGTGGACGCCTGGGAGATGACCCTGGCCCACTACCTGCCGCACAGCCTTCACCCACAACCTCCCATCATTAAGAATATGATTGACGTTATCTTGTCCTACGCATGCCCTCAAAGGGTGACTAGACGTTTGTTTGATTGGGGAGGATTCACAAATGAAGATGTAGGAATTCACTAACTGAAGTGGAATTAGATCAAGGAGAAGCACATTGAGCACTTGGAAAACGTATGCATGTGTTTACCTTGATGGGAGTGTAGATTTCTGGATATGACACTCACCTACTAACCCTGTCAGTTCAGAATCAAtcctcctgaatgaataatgtatgaatgggtgaaagaggatgtaatgtaaaagtgctttgagtagttgaaatgaatagaaaggtgctatacaaatataGACCATTTACCATCTTCCTTCTCTAGGTGTCTTTCCCCTCCTTGATCTATATCATCAGCTTCTCAGCTCCTTATTCCCTGACCTAAAGGCCCtattcttctccttctccttctccttctccttcaggaGAGCCTTTATGTCAGAATGAATCCACAGCATCCACATTATATAATTGACAAACTGCAACACATGGATGCATCACACTGTACTTTCAAGGATatgctgatgagaaaaaatgttCTTCTGCTAAAATGTCCCCTGAATGAGGAATTCAGCTGTCCAATATAATGCTTAGGCCTCTCTAAACACAATGCACCAAATGTCCACTTCACCAGATGCTGTTAGCGATGCATATTAGTGTTGGAAATGTTCTCGTAGTCTGTCCAATCGGCTGTAGAGTATCGCCAGTCTCTGTCCTTGGTCTCAGAATTCCACAGTCTGGGTCACGGCACCTACTCTgcgttgtgtttttttaaagatgtgtaGTAGGGCGTCAAATGGATGGCAGGAAGCATAGAATGTAAGGCTCAAGGCTGTGGTTGAGACAGCGGGAACTTTATTGCTCTACAATGAAAGACAACGGCTGGCTGGTCTCCGCATTAGGAGGTATGGCATCCACACCATTCTGCCAACATGACGGCATTACTGggaccaaaaaaataaataaaataaaaaactaaggTGCCCTGTTCGCCAGAGTTGCTACATTGCCAACAAGATAAACAATACAACAGTTACAGCTGGCGACTTAATCTTACAGACACAAAGTAGCTCTTGTCCCCCAAGTGGGATTCAGACCAGTTCAATACTGTACCAGAAAGTCCCACCCAGCTTTCTAGCCTGTCTAGTAAAGTAACAATCATCTTGAATGAAAACTGGGGATGGAGATTTCGGCTAGTCTCTACAGTTCTGCTAAATATTCTGCTGAATATTACATACAACCTCATCTTGGATTCAAATCTTAGCAAGGAAATGCTGCTTCTCCTGAGTCTAATAAAGCACTGATGCCTTGTAAGCGTTCATAAACTAAACGTGTCATCATGACGAACACCCACAAAgattatattgtttttaaacagtATGTCATCATAGAAATCATGTCTGATCCCACAAGGTGCATGCAAGGCAGACATAGGTCATTACAACAACAGAGTGTTTACAGTGTCAAAGTGCCACCTCCT
This window encodes:
- the LOC139221951 gene encoding NXPE family member 3-like, whose protein sequence is MKVSLCLPKYSTIFLFLALAATIFVLRHMEVLQWFEVSGSKLEQARENSTSKEIMFQHEVNSSINTTIIVPRVSTVPDMHQGFCTFKPLSLKDAQEERLLLESITWPETPVLPDPLSLEKTTDPAHSNFIILPPQREGGQWHVGDQLEVRINMYDFEGHPKKSGGDFLLARLHNLTLGAGVAGHVVDHLNGSYSAVFTLLWEGSAQVQVTLVHPSEAVTLLRRLSNEQPDRVRFQSIFRSGPISETTFCNVCLRPTQLPVCNYTDVRTGEPWFCFKPKKLSCGARINHFMGGFIQKLKKKEENLFQSGVNMKVPIRASGPGNVTVLPKKEGQPEAKSSSSLKSGLSGYYYQGVWRSLVATTVRQFNPPAISQCLKGKVVHLYGDSTIRQWFEHLIAVLPDLKEINLHSHRQVGPFQALDYANNILVTYRCHGPPIRFSSVPISELRYIANELDDVKGGTDTVIVIGIWSHFSTFPIEVYIRRLQSIRRAVVRLLDRAPGTLVVIRTANLKALGLYETLTNSDWYSLLRDKVLRAMFKGLNVHLVDAWEMTLAHYLPHSLHPQPPIIKNMIDVILSYACPQRVTRRLFDWGGFTNEDVGIH